One Brassica napus cultivar Da-Ae chromosome C4, Da-Ae, whole genome shotgun sequence genomic region harbors:
- the LOC106433240 gene encoding F-box/kelch-repeat protein At1g64840, which produces MAPRKKSSNMVWVVKSKQPAKTTEVETEKNTSLLSDSVSKLQLSLKDQHTSSDWSNLPDELLRIISSKLEDCFDFIHARAVCGPWRSIFPFPSWLLRTSYSLPSFDRFGGFCTLEKFPVFLFRVRSPEDDDHALPSQFFVGGVGPDKSGDHMVTAPTSINVADCQIIPLGHRCRMVGYDPDSLLTGYRGVAILPLNNEEGGEFIVLIGYSHHMLALRSTEMRWMEVDNCSRADCIDIVTFRGKFYPVFTNGDVFAIDPYTLETTPLRPPQIAGCGRLNYLVPYGDDELYLVERIIVRNGVLSFANMACRVSVLDEEAGEWVVVSDLGDRVLLIGQLGNSSGNSACSAKELPEGCGVSGSSMLFINEMFHETFPYKYGVDTGSPEDDLNVWRCSRETRVTTLNKSPNKSPMVALRIERAEP; this is translated from the exons ATGGCACCGAGAAAAAAGTCATCAAACATGGTTTGG GTTGTGAAATCGAAACAACCAGCTAAAACGACAGAAGTCGAAACTGAGAAGAATACATCTCTTCTCTCAGATAGT GTTTCAAAACTGCAGCTGTCTTTGAAAGACCAGCACACATCATCCGACTGGTCCAATCTCCCTGATGAGCTACTGCGCATCATCTCCTCAAAGCTAGAAGACTGTTTCGATTTTATCCATGCCCGCGCTGTTTGCGGCCCGTGGCGATCCATCTTCCCCTTTCCTTCTTGGCTACTACGCACAAGCTACTCTCTTCCTTCGTTCGACAGGTTCGGAGGCTTCTGCACCCTCGAGAAGTTCCCTGTCTTCCTCTTCAGAGTCCGTTCTCCGGAAGACGACGACCACGCGTTGCCGTCTCAGTTTTTCGTTGGAGGAGTAGGACCAGATAAGTCCGGGGATCACATGGTGACTGCTCCAACCTCGATCAACGTTGCTGACTGTCAGATTATCCCTCTGGGGCATAGGTGCAGAATGGTCGGTTACGATCCTGATTCATTATTAACAGGTTACAGAGGCGTGGCTATTCTTCCGCTGAACAATGAGGAAGGAGGAGAGTTCATTGTGCTTATCGGTTACTCTCATCATATGTTGGCGTTAAGAAGTACTGAAATGCGTTGGATGGAGGTTGATAATTGCTCGAGAGCTGATTGCATCGATATAGTCACCTTCAGAGGCAAATTCTATCCGGTCTTCACCAACGGGGACGTATTCGCTATCGATCCTTACACGCTGGAAACGACGCCGCTGAGGCCACCACAGATCGCGGGGTGTGGAAGACTAAATTATCTGGTGCCGTACGGTGACGATGAGCTTTACCTTGTTGAGAGAATCATCGTTCGTAACGGTGTTTTGAGTTTCGCCAATATGGCGTGTAGAGTGAGTGTGCTGGATGAGGAAGCTGGCGAATGGGTCGTGGTCAGTGATTTGGGGGACCGTGTGTTGTTGATTGGACAGCTGGGGAATAGCTCTGGGAACAGCGCGTGCTCGGCTAAGGAGCTTCCTGAGGGTTGTGGTGTGAGTGGGAGCTCGATGCTGTTCATCAATGAGATGTTCCATGAGACTTTTCCTTATAAATATGGAGTGGATACAGGAAGCCCTGAAGACGACTTGAATGTTTGGAGATGTTCGAGAGAGACTCGTGTGACGACCCTCAATAAGTCTCCCAATAAGTCTCCCATGGTGGCTCTCCGGATTGAGCGCGCTGAGCCGTGA
- the LOC125586161 gene encoding F-box/kelch-repeat protein At4g38940-like, which produces MSRAEKKQSPPPSPITSLPEDVVVDILARLPISDYPRVSLVSKRFRSLVSSPEIYARRRSSLGCTEHCLYVFLYNCATRVNRLYTLRRGNSSSRLVLIPGLPPYGSFAAVGSRIYERGAEFQELRAYDPERKCWQVVKGLDDLLAEIRRAACCWLQTVSYGGKLVLLYGKGEFSWLTKEVSLEIRKGGQIWGKVYQWCDDHALIAGNFIIRKSLDVVL; this is translated from the exons ATGTCTCGGGCAGAGAAGAAGCAATCGCCGCCGCCGTCTCCGATTACGTCACTTCCGGAGGACGTCGTCGTTGACATCTTAGCTCGCTTACCGATATCTGACTATCCGAGAGTATCTCTCGTTTCGAAGCGCTTCCGTTCGCTCGTTTCGTCGCCTGAGATATACGCGAGACGACGATCTTCGCTGGGCTGCACCGAGCATTGTCTCTACGTTTTCCTCTATAACTGTGCCACCCGCGTGAACCGTTTGTATACGCTCCGCCGGGGCAATAGCAGCAGCCGCTTGGTCCTAATCCCTGGGCTGCCTCCTTATGGAAGCTTCGCAGCTGTGGGTTCGAGGATATATGAACGAGGTGCTGAGTTCCAA GAGTTGAGGGCGTATGATCCAGAGCGCAAGTGTTGGCAAGTGGTGAAAGGTTTGGATGATTTGTTGGCTGAGATAAGACGTGCTGCTTGTTGTTGGTTGCAGACTGTGAGTTATGGTGGGAAACTGGTTTTGTTATATGGAAAAGGAGAATTCTCGTGGTTAACCAAGGAGGTTTCGCTGGAAATACGCAAAGGGGGTCAGATTTGGGGTAAAGTTTATCAGTGGTGTGATGATCATGCTTTGATCGCTGGTAATTTTATCATTAGGAAATCTCTAGATGTTGTGCTTTGA
- the LOC125586163 gene encoding F-box/kelch-repeat protein At4g38940-like: MSRAEKKQSPPPSPITSLPEDVVVDILARLPISDYPRVSLVSKRFRSLVSSPEIYARRRSSLGCTEHCLYVFLYNCATRVNRLYTLRRGNSSSRLVLIPGLPPYGSFAAVGSRIYERGAEFQVLGELRAYDPERKCWQVVKGLDDLLAEIRRAACCWLQTVSYGGKLVLLYGKGEFSWLTKEVSLEIRKGGQIWGKVYQWCDDHALIAGNFIIRKSLDVVL, from the exons ATGTCTCGGGCAGAGAAGAAGCAATCGCCGCCGCCGTCTCCGATTACGTCACTTCCGGAGGACGTCGTCGTTGACATCTTAGCTCGCTTACCGATATCTGACTATCCGAGAGTATCTCTCGTTTCGAAGCGCTTCCGTTCGCTCGTTTCGTCGCCTGAGATATACGCGAGACGACGATCTTCGCTGGGCTGCACCGAGCATTGTCTCTACGTTTTCCTCTATAACTGTGCCACCCGCGTGAACCGTTTGTATACGCTCCGCCGGGGCAATAGCAGCAGCCGCTTGGTCCTAATCCCTGGGCTGCCTCCTTATGGAAGCTTCGCAGCTGTGGGTTCGAGGATATATGAACGAGGTGCTGAGTTCCAAGTGTTGGGG GAGTTGAGGGCGTATGATCCAGAGCGCAAGTGTTGGCAAGTGGTGAAAGGTTTGGATGATTTGTTGGCTGAGATAAGACGTGCTGCTTGTTGTTGGTTGCAGACTGTGAGTTATGGTGGGAAACTGGTTTTGTTATATGGAAAAGGAGAATTCTCGTGGTTAACCAAGGAGGTTTCGCTGGAAATACGCAAAGGGGGTCAGATTTGGGGTAAAGTTTATCAGTGGTGTGATGATCATGCTTTGATCGCTGGTAATTTTATCATTAGGAAATCTCTAGATGTTGTGCTTTGA